In a single window of the Gossypium hirsutum isolate 1008001.06 chromosome D02, Gossypium_hirsutum_v2.1, whole genome shotgun sequence genome:
- the LOC107907849 gene encoding uncharacterized protein translates to MSIIEEGNWVILNTDGAVKLNSKLATAREVLKDRNGAWILGFNRSLGCYSQEAFRAIQESFFTTSSSAFIQHIQQNLLDIGQWKLEYIPREMNFEVDYITKIAFDRNKDLHLVEDIPLV, encoded by the exons ATGTCAATTATTGAGGAAGGTAATTGGGTCATTTTGAATACGGATGGAGCTGTGAAGTTAAATTCTAAGTTGGCCACCGCTAGAGAGGTATTGAAGGATCGTAATGGGGCTTGGATCCTTGGGTTTAACAGGAGTTTGGGTTGCT ATAGTCAAGAAGCCTTTCGAGCTATTCAGGAATCCTTCTTCACGACATCTTCTTCAGCATTTATCCAACACATTCAACAGAACTTGTTAGACATTGGTCAATGGAAGCTTGAGTATATTCCTCGCGAAATGAATTTTGAAGTTGATTATATTACTAAGATAGCTTTTGACAGGAATAAGGATCTTCATTTAGTCGAAGATATTCCTTTAGTTTAG